Proteins from a single region of Candidatus Thorarchaeota archaeon:
- a CDS encoding PRC-barrel domain-containing protein, producing MLDRYSKLTDFEVFAQEEKLGEIHDIYFQDDNWKVKYAVVESGDWLLGERFIVAMEALSKPDWDKKQIIAEISKEDIENRPKIDFAKPISRERLSKLHQHYQWSQFMPSGAQIYGPYPIVPPTADIAQRKELLEESEDGEANLRSAKEVTGYEIECEDDCIGSVKDFFVDEKDWVTRYLLVDIGRWITGKEVIISPDWVSEIEWLEGEIEVNLTKEQIENSPEYNPAEPLTREYETALYDFYHQPGYWL from the coding sequence ATGTTAGATAGGTACAGCAAACTCACCGATTTTGAAGTATTTGCCCAAGAAGAGAAGTTGGGTGAGATTCACGACATATATTTCCAGGACGACAATTGGAAGGTAAAATATGCTGTCGTTGAGTCTGGTGATTGGCTTCTAGGAGAGCGATTCATTGTGGCCATGGAAGCTCTCAGCAAACCTGATTGGGATAAGAAACAAATTATTGCAGAGATATCAAAAGAGGACATAGAAAACAGGCCCAAGATTGACTTTGCTAAACCTATATCTCGAGAGAGACTCAGCAAATTGCATCAACATTATCAATGGTCACAATTCATGCCATCCGGAGCACAAATCTACGGACCATATCCAATTGTGCCGCCAACTGCAGATATTGCACAACGAAAGGAACTGCTTGAAGAATCTGAAGATGGTGAAGCCAATCTGCGAAGTGCTAAAGAGGTCACGGGATACGAAATCGAATGCGAAGATGATTGCATCGGCTCTGTGAAGGATTTTTTCGTAGACGAAAAAGACTGGGTTACTAGGTATCTCCTCGTAGACATTGGAAGGTGGATAACTGGAAAAGAAGTCATCATATCTCCAGACTGGGTCTCAGAAATCGAATGGCTTGAAGGAGAAATCGAAGTGAATCTAACCAAGGAACAGATTGAGAACAGTCCAGAATACAATCCCGCAGAACCACTTACAAGAGAATATGAAACAGCTCTCTACGATTTCTATCATCAACCGGGCTATTGGCTATGA